A genome region from Bacteroidales bacterium includes the following:
- a CDS encoding methylated-DNA--[protein]-cysteine S-methyltransferase: MDYKNSLKNTAFYKTQIGLIKICSFKNSIIEIRFASEKEDVSLSSPTKLSDIAIKQINEYLDGKRKTFDLPIKLLGTAFQKSVWEALQKVKYGDKSTYKDIAIAIGNPKACRAVGMANNKNPIAIVVPCHRVVGSNGKLVGYAAGLEIKEKLLNIEKSNS, from the coding sequence ATGGACTATAAAAATTCATTAAAAAACACAGCTTTTTATAAAACACAAATTGGCTTAATAAAAATTTGCTCTTTTAAAAATTCAATAATAGAAATACGCTTTGCTTCTGAAAAAGAAGATGTTTCTTTGTCAAGTCCAACAAAATTGTCAGACATTGCCATAAAACAAATAAATGAATATTTGGATGGAAAAAGAAAAACTTTCGATTTGCCAATAAAATTATTAGGTACAGCTTTTCAAAAAAGTGTTTGGGAGGCTTTGCAAAAAGTTAAATATGGCGACAAATCTACATATAAAGACATTGCTATCGCTATTGGCAATCCAAAAGCTTGTAGAGCTGTGGGTATGGCAAACAATAAAAATCCAATAGCCATAGTTGTTCCGTGCCATCGTGTTGTAGGCAGCAATGGTAAATTGGTTGGCTACGCTGCCGGACTTGAAATAAAGGAAAAATTATTGAATATTGAAAAAAGCAATAGCTAA
- a CDS encoding manganese efflux pump encodes MFSEKDMDLITIYIIALGLSMDSFAVCISQSVCHKKFYFFRSLKIALVFGVFQGLMPLIGYLLGLSFSGIIERFDHWIAFAILGFIGIKMIYEGLKPDDKEKCDENSLTDTKKIQWKKVFILSFATSIDALATGLIFVPYPSIILKTIIIIAAVCLVFSFFGIFLGTYFGKKINFNMEIIGGIVLIMIGVKILIEHLIA; translated from the coding sequence GTGTTTTCAGAAAAAGACATGGATTTAATTACAATCTATATAATAGCTTTAGGACTTTCGATGGACTCATTTGCAGTGTGTATAAGCCAATCGGTATGCCATAAGAAATTTTATTTTTTTCGTTCCTTAAAAATTGCTTTAGTCTTTGGCGTTTTTCAGGGTTTAATGCCACTAATCGGGTATTTGCTCGGATTAAGTTTTTCAGGAATTATAGAAAGATTCGACCATTGGATTGCTTTTGCAATTTTAGGATTTATCGGAATAAAAATGATATATGAAGGCTTAAAACCTGATGATAAAGAAAAATGTGACGAAAACTCGTTAACTGACACTAAAAAAATTCAATGGAAAAAAGTTTTTATTTTGTCGTTTGCGACAAGCATTGATGCATTAGCCACAGGATTAATCTTTGTTCCATATCCTTCCATCATTTTAAAAACAATAATAATAATTGCCGCAGTATGCCTTGTATTCTCATTTTTCGGAATATTTTTAGGGACTTATTTTGGCAAAAAAATAAATTTCAATATGGAAATTATTGGCGGCATTGTACTGATTATGATAGGTGTAAAAATATTAATTGAGCATCTGATTGCCTAA
- a CDS encoding GNAT family N-acetyltransferase, with protein sequence MKLIKADITDLSTIWEILQDAIMQRKLDGSNQWQDGYPNEQTVMNGIQKGYAYVLSENSTIIAYAAISFDKKPAYNNIIGNWLSDGSYVVVHRVAIAKAFRGKGFATKLFELIEDLCAKNNVFSIKVDTNFDNVPMLKILKKLNYTYCGEVFQRGDSRRAYEKIIIKNK encoded by the coding sequence ATGAAATTAATAAAAGCTGATATTACAGATTTATCTACAATTTGGGAAATTTTGCAAGATGCTATTATGCAAAGAAAACTTGATGGTAGCAATCAGTGGCAAGATGGATATCCAAATGAACAAACCGTAATGAATGGTATTCAAAAGGGATATGCTTATGTTTTAAGTGAAAACAGCACAATAATAGCTTACGCAGCAATATCTTTTGATAAAAAGCCAGCTTATAACAATATTATTGGAAATTGGCTTTCTGACGGTAGTTATGTGGTTGTGCATCGTGTGGCAATAGCAAAAGCCTTTAGAGGAAAAGGATTTGCCACCAAATTATTTGAGTTAATAGAAGATTTATGTGCCAAAAATAATGTGTTTAGCATTAAAGTTGATACAAATTTTGATAATGTCCCAATGCTGAAAATATTAAAAAAATTAAATTATACTTATTGCGGAGAAGTTTTTCAAAGAGGAGATTCACGTAGAGCTTATGAGAAAATTATTATAAAAAACAAGTGA